A window of bacterium genomic DNA:
CACCGTTCGTCGCTCAGAAGATCGCCGAGCAGGCACGCGGACAATCACCCGCACGACTCGCCAAGCTCTACCCGCTCCTCCTCGAGCTCGACCGCACACTCAAATCCTCCCGCGCCCCACGCGCAGCGCTCCTGGAACTCTTCTGCTTTGATGCGACCGCGTGATGAAACGACCAACACCCCCGCATTGCGGGGGTGTGTGCTGTGCTATCGCTCACGACAGTGCCTTGAGCTTTGTAGCGGCGCGGGACTTGAGGCGGGACACGGTATTGTCCTTCAGGATGCCCTTCTGCGCCGCCCGATCGAGGGCGACCTGCGCGTGCTGGTACGCCTCCGTCGCGACGGCCCGATCTCCCGATGCGAGCGCGAGTTTGAACTTGCGTCGCAGGTAGGTGATGTTATCGCGAACGGCCTTGTTGCGCATGGTGCGCCTCACGTTCTGGCGAACCGCCTTCTCCGCACTACGTTTATTCGGCATAGGATGACAGAAACGAATCAAAGGGGTGCTCCCACCATACTCGCACA
This region includes:
- the rpsT gene encoding 30S ribosomal protein S20 gives rise to the protein MPNKRSAEKAVRQNVRRTMRNKAVRDNITYLRRKFKLALASGDRAVATEAYQHAQVALDRAAQKGILKDNTVSRLKSRAATKLKALS